From the Gymnogyps californianus isolate 813 chromosome 2, ASM1813914v2, whole genome shotgun sequence genome, one window contains:
- the LOC127030001 gene encoding ovalbumin-related protein Y-like gives MGSITAANAEFSFDVFKELKVHHANDNIFYSPLSIISALAMVYLGARGNTQSQMEKVLHFDNVTGVGDTTDSQCGTAEYIHNSFKDLLSEITMPNATYSLKIADRLYIEKTYPVLPEYLKCAKKFYKAGLEEVNFKTATEEARQLINSWVEKETNGQIQDFLEPGSVDLDTALILVNAIYFKGIWKTAFKEEHTQEVPFNVTEQESRPVQMMCQNSTFKVAAVAAEKMKILELPYASGELSMLVLLPDDVSGLEQLENKISFEKLTDWTSPNVMEKKRVKVYLPRMKIEEKYNLTSVLMALGMTDLFSPSANLSGISSAESLKISEAIHEAYMEVNEEGTETAGSAGVMGDIKHSSELEEFRADHPFLFLIKHNPTNSILFFGRYCSP, from the exons ATGGGCTCCATCACTGCAGCAAATGCAGAGTTTTCTTTTGATGTGTTCAAAGAGCTGAAAGTCCACCATGCCAATGACAATATCTTCTATTCCCCCCTGAGCATCATTTCAGCGCTGGCCATGGTCTATCTGGGAGCACGAGGTAACACTCAATCTCAGATGGAGAAG GTTCTTCACTTTGATAATGTTACAGGAGTTGGAGACACTACTGACTCCCAG TGTGGCACTGCTGAATACATCCACAATTCATTCAAGGATCTTCTCTCAGAGATCACCATGCCAAATGCTACATACTCACTCAAGATAGCTGACAGACTCTATATTGAAAAAACATACCCCGTTCTTCCG GAATACTTAAAGTGTGCAAAGAAATTCTACAAAGCAGGGCTGGAAGAAGTTAACTTCAAAACAGCTACAGAGGAAGCAAGACAGCTCATTAATTCCTGGGTGGAGAAAGAGACAAATG GACAGATCCAAGATTTCCTTGAACCAGGCTCTGTTGATCTCGATACTGCGCTGATCCTTGTTAATGCCATTTACTTCAAAGGGATATGGAAGACAGCGTTTAAAGAAGAACACACTCAGGAAGTGCCTTTCAACGTGACAGAG CAAGAAAGCAGACCTGTGCAAATGATGTGTCAGAACAGTACCTTCAAAGTGGCAGCGGTggctgcagagaaaatgaagatcCTGGAGCTTCCATATGCCAGCGGAGAGCTGAGCATGTTGGTGCTGTTGCCTGATGACGTCTCTGGCCTGGAGCAG CTTGAGAACAAaatcagctttgaaaaacttACAGACTGGACCAGTCCCAATGtgatggaaaagaagagagTGAAAGTGTACCTCCCGCGCATGAAGATTGAGGAAAAATATAACCTCACATCTGTCTTAATGGCCCTGGGTATGACCGACCTGTTCAGCCCTTCGGCCAATCTGTCTGGCATCTCTTCAGCAGAGAGCCTGAAGATATCTGAGGCCATCCATGAGGCGTACATGGAAGTCAATGAAGAGGGCACCGAGACGGCTGGCTCAGCGGGTGTGATGGGAGACATCAAACATTCCTCTGAGTTGGAAGAGTTTAGGGCTGACcaccctttccttttcttgatcAAACACAACCCAACCAACAGCATCCTCTTCTTTGGTAGATATTGTTCCCCCTAA
- the LOC127030002 gene encoding ovalbumin-related protein X-like, whose protein sequence is MGSISAANAEFSFDVFKELKVHHANDNIFYSPLSIIAALAMVYLGARGNTEYQMEKVLHFDKIAGLGGTIQTKCGKSVNIHILFKELLSDITAPKANYSLHIANRLYAEKSCPVLPIYLKCVKKLYRAGLEMVNFKTASDQARQLINSWVENQTNGQIQDFLEPGSVDLDTMLVLVNAIYFKGIWKTAFKEEHTREVPFSVTEQESRPVQMMCQNSTFKVAAVAAEKMKILELPYASGELSMLVLLPDDVSGLEQLENKISFEKLTDWTSPNVMEKKRVKVYLPRMKIEEKYNLTSVLMALGMTDLFSPSANLSGISSAESLKISEAIHEAYMEVNEEGTETAGSAGVMGDIKHSSELEEFRADHPFLFLIKHNPTNSILFFGRYCSP, encoded by the exons ATGGGCTCCATCAGTGCAGcaaatgcagaattttcttttgatgtatTCAAAGAGCTGAAAGTCCACCATGCCAATGACAACATCTTCTACTCCCCCCTGAGCATCATTGCAGCCTTGGCCATGGTTTATCTGGGAGCAAGAGGTAACACTGAGTATCAGATGGAGAAG GTTCTTCACTTTGACAAAATTGCAGGACTTGGAGGAACTATTCAGACCAAG TGTGGCAAGTCTGTGAATATCCACATACTGTTTAAAGAACTTCTCTCTGATATCACTGCACCAAAAGCCAATTATTCACTCCACATTGCCAACAGACTCTATGCTGAAAAGTCATGTCCAGTCCTACCG ATCTACTTAAAATGTGTGAAGAAACTGTACAGAGCAGGTCTGGAAATGGTCAACTTCAAAACAGCATCAGATCAAGCCAGACAGCTCATTAATTCCTGGGTGGAAAATCAGACAAACG GACAGATCCAAGATTTCCTTGAACCAGGCTCTGTTGATCTCGATACTATGCTGGTCCTTGTTAATGCCATTTACTTCAAAGGGATATGGAAGACGGCATTTAAAGAAGAACACACTCGGGAAGTGCCCTTCAGCGTGACAGAG CAAGAAAGCAGACCTGTGCAAATGATGTGTCAGAACAGTACCTTCAAAGTGGCAGCGGTggctgcagagaaaatgaagatcCTGGAGCTTCCGTATGCCAGCGGAGAGCTGAGCATGTTGGTGCTGTTGCCTGACGACGTCTCTGGCCTGGAGCAG CTTGAGAACAAaatcagctttgaaaaacttACAGACTGGACCAGTCCCAATGtgatggaaaagaagagagTGAAAGTGTACCTCCCGCGCATGAAGATTGAGGAAAAATATAACCTCACATCTGTCTTAATGGCCCTGGGTATGACCGACCTGTTCAGCCCTTCGGCCAATCTGTCTGGCATCTCTTCAGCAGAGAGCCTGAAGATATCTGAGGCCATCCATGAGGCGTACATGGAAGTCAATGAAGAGGGCACCGAGACGGCTGGCTCAGCGGGTGTGATGGGAGACATCAAACATTCCTCTGAGTTGGAAGAGTTTAGGGCTGACcaccctttccttttcttgatcAAACACAATCCAACCAACAGCATCCTCTTCTTTGGTAGATATTGTTCCCCCTAA